One window of uncultured Methanoregula sp. genomic DNA carries:
- a CDS encoding TIR domain-containing protein: protein MEQKINDETRLDGKKKLKVFISYCHEDNTPEKPNITDFKKHLALLKNNGLIEEWYDRYLLGGDDFRKIIGQNLEKADIVCLFISANFLASTECMNEKRKAFALRKLKGIPVIPIILSSCEWLDDPEITQVLAYPDDGKPITSFPDKNDGWYKIYLGMKEIVEREQKIKELSINEQFGLLFLFDTELLSKAHSQKTSVSLKDIYIETELEKFDISKRNTSTIKTDELLDNLLSEKRIIIAGEDQSGKTTLCKRLFCDLRRSNFIPVYISGEELNSPGKIDNFIIKSIHRQYDNFNERAINLDRVVPIVDDFHHSKNKEKRIKDLLKYPLCVIIIDEIFGLNVTDENLISSFITFKINELKPSLRTQLIKRWLTLNDNEPDIDNYKEIDKKVDLINATLGRNIGKGLIPAYPFFIVSALITYEAFSISLDQDITSQGYCYQAFLVYYLKKQGVKSDELDIYFNFMGEFASFMYNKKQNQLSYNDFSVFLKEYNVKFNLPINTEKLLKNLGDVIIKDSLNNYLFKYPCFYYFFVGKTLSENLDKSKNIEQMKEILNNLHNPDNAYIAVFLIHHSKNVHIFNEIEKISASLFSEYEPATLTKSEMGFFDSEMHNVIRALLPPDHETAEMHRDQLSKIEDDLEQNRDLEVTDEQILENEKYLLTLRKAMKTVEVMGCIIRNHAGSLEKERLQNIFLDGMNVHLRILTSLINTIKSDEEKQVIIEFISKRLSQLDERKDPNQKLSEEERRKFAQIIFGNMGFIIVYGNIVKIIHSLGSDKLIDISNQVCDQIESPATSLVKFGIIMKYLKNIPIDDLDRRINQKDFSLIAKRAAETMIVTHCSLHNVRGRQKQQIKDTFHVERAKLS from the coding sequence ATGGAACAAAAAATTAATGATGAAACACGCTTGGATGGAAAAAAGAAATTAAAAGTTTTCATTAGTTATTGCCACGAGGATAATACCCCTGAAAAACCTAATATTACAGATTTTAAAAAACATTTAGCTCTCCTTAAAAATAATGGCTTGATCGAAGAGTGGTATGACAGATATTTGTTGGGTGGAGACGACTTTCGAAAAATTATCGGTCAAAATTTGGAGAAAGCAGATATTGTCTGTTTGTTCATATCGGCGAATTTCCTCGCCTCAACAGAATGTATGAATGAAAAACGGAAAGCCTTCGCATTAAGAAAATTAAAAGGAATTCCCGTTATCCCTATTATTTTATCCTCTTGCGAATGGCTTGATGATCCTGAAATTACTCAGGTTCTCGCTTATCCTGACGATGGTAAGCCCATCACTTCTTTTCCCGATAAAAATGATGGATGGTATAAAATCTATCTTGGGATGAAAGAGATAGTCGAAAGAGAACAAAAAATTAAGGAATTATCAATAAACGAACAGTTTGGATTATTATTTTTATTTGATACTGAACTTTTATCAAAAGCGCATTCACAAAAAACTTCGGTTTCTCTGAAGGATATCTACATTGAGACAGAATTGGAGAAATTTGATATTTCAAAAAGAAATACATCGACGATAAAAACCGATGAATTACTTGATAATCTTCTTTCAGAGAAAAGAATAATTATTGCTGGAGAAGACCAATCCGGTAAAACAACGCTTTGTAAAAGGTTGTTTTGTGATCTTCGAAGATCAAATTTTATTCCGGTATATATTTCTGGTGAAGAACTTAATTCGCCAGGGAAGATAGATAATTTTATAATTAAATCAATTCACCGACAATATGATAACTTCAATGAACGTGCAATCAATCTCGATCGAGTTGTTCCAATTGTCGATGATTTTCATCATTCTAAAAATAAAGAAAAACGAATCAAAGACTTATTAAAATATCCCTTGTGTGTTATTATTATCGATGAAATTTTTGGCTTAAATGTCACAGATGAAAATCTAATTTCTTCATTTATTACCTTTAAAATTAATGAGCTTAAACCATCACTTCGGACACAATTGATAAAAAGATGGCTGACTTTGAATGATAATGAACCGGACATTGATAATTATAAAGAGATTGACAAAAAAGTTGATCTGATCAATGCAACATTAGGGAGAAATATTGGTAAAGGGTTAATCCCTGCTTACCCATTTTTTATCGTATCTGCATTGATCACGTATGAAGCATTCTCAATTTCTCTTGATCAGGATATAACTTCTCAAGGATATTGTTATCAAGCGTTTCTTGTTTATTACTTGAAAAAACAGGGTGTAAAAAGTGATGAACTTGATATCTATTTTAATTTCATGGGTGAATTTGCATCATTCATGTACAATAAAAAACAAAACCAGTTAAGTTACAACGATTTTTCCGTTTTCCTGAAAGAATATAATGTAAAATTTAATTTACCCATTAATACGGAAAAACTACTTAAAAATTTAGGTGACGTCATAATCAAAGATAGTTTGAATAATTATCTGTTCAAATATCCCTGTTTTTACTATTTTTTTGTTGGTAAAACTCTTTCAGAAAATTTAGATAAATCTAAGAACATCGAACAGATGAAAGAAATTTTAAATAATCTCCATAATCCCGATAACGCTTATATTGCTGTATTTTTAATTCACCATTCAAAGAATGTCCACATTTTTAATGAGATTGAGAAAATTTCAGCCTCCTTATTTAGTGAATATGAACCGGCGACGTTAACCAAGAGCGAGATGGGCTTTTTTGATAGTGAAATGCACAATGTCATTCGAGCATTGTTACCTCCGGACCATGAAACTGCTGAAATGCATAGAGATCAATTATCAAAAATTGAAGATGATTTAGAACAAAATCGTGATTTGGAAGTAACAGATGAACAAATTTTGGAAAACGAAAAATATCTATTAACTTTAAGAAAGGCCATGAAAACCGTTGAAGTTATGGGTTGTATTATTCGAAATCATGCCGGATCATTAGAGAAAGAGAGGCTTCAGAATATCTTTTTAGATGGAATGAATGTTCATTTACGAATTCTTACTTCACTCATTAATACTATAAAAAGTGACGAAGAAAAGCAAGTTATCATTGAATTTATCTCAAAAAGATTGAGTCAATTAGATGAAAGAAAAGATCCCAATCAAAAACTCAGTGAAGAAGAACGGAGAAAATTTGCTCAAATAATTTTTGGAAATATGGGTTTCATAATTGTGTATGGAAATATTGTGAAAATTATTCATTCTCTAGGATCTGATAAGTTAATCGATATTTCCAATCAGGTATGTGATCAAATTGAAAGCCCCGCAACAAGCTTAGTAAAATTTGGAATAATAATGAAATATCTAAAAAACATACCGATTGACGATCTCGATCGAAGAATCAATCAAAAAGATTTTTCATTAATTGCGAAAAGAGCTGCAGAAACGATGATAGTTACACATTGTTCGTTGCATAATGTTAGGGGTCGACAAAAACAGCAAATTAAAGATACATTCCACGTTGAAAGAGCAAAATTAAGTTAA
- a CDS encoding winged helix-turn-helix domain-containing protein, whose product MRRKVLKGLLRPNTPTELAKTIGVARAAVSRTIQDLEKVGLVECLTPTENRDRYYRTTDTGKKVVAIIDEKGE is encoded by the coding sequence GTGAGAAGAAAAGTGCTCAAGGGTCTTCTCCGGCCAAACACGCCAACAGAACTTGCGAAGACAATTGGTGTTGCACGAGCCGCTGTAAGCCGGACAATTCAGGATCTGGAAAAAGTCGGGCTCGTGGAATGCCTTACACCGACCGAAAACAGGGACCGGTATTACCGGACAACCGATACCGGTAAAAAAGTTGTTGCGATTATTGATGAGAAAGGGGAATAA